In Terriglobus sp. TAA 43, a single window of DNA contains:
- a CDS encoding prepilin peptidase: MISHAIVLQSYTAAVALCAAVMDVRSRRIPNWFTLPTLIGALVLQVTTGGLHALALSFVASVLAGSLFLVLFLAGGMGGGDVKLIAAIAAGVGLSNTGALLALTALCGGIMAIVVIVWRGRVWQSVQNVGHIMAHHCENGLEPHPELNVRNNRNLRLPYALAITAGTLLTISLQKVGQ, translated from the coding sequence ATGATATCGCATGCAATCGTGTTGCAGTCGTACACCGCTGCGGTGGCACTTTGTGCCGCAGTTATGGATGTGCGATCGCGCCGCATTCCGAATTGGTTCACGCTCCCCACTCTTATTGGGGCACTCGTACTGCAGGTAACCACTGGAGGCCTGCATGCACTCGCGCTATCGTTTGTAGCGTCCGTGCTTGCAGGCTCTCTCTTCCTTGTGCTGTTTCTGGCAGGAGGAATGGGCGGAGGAGATGTGAAGCTTATCGCTGCAATTGCAGCGGGCGTTGGTCTCTCGAACACGGGAGCACTTCTCGCACTCACCGCACTCTGTGGTGGGATCATGGCCATCGTTGTCATCGTGTGGCGTGGGCGCGTTTGGCAGTCCGTGCAAAATGTTGGCCACATCATGGCGCATCATTGCGAGAACGGTCTGGAGCCTCATCCGGAACTGAACGTTCGCAATAACCGCAATCTTCGTCTGCCGTATGCATTGGCCATCACAGCCGGTACGCTGCTGACGATTTCTCTCCAGAAGGTCGGACAATAA
- a CDS encoding Flp family type IVb pilin: MTLRIWKDLVQDESGQDLIEYALIAGLIGAVCVGTLQTFATALQGVFTTISAHFTAIT; encoded by the coding sequence ATGACGCTTCGCATTTGGAAAGATCTCGTACAGGACGAATCAGGACAGGACCTAATTGAATACGCATTGATCGCCGGACTTATTGGCGCAGTCTGTGTCGGAACACTGCAAACGTTCGCCACTGCCCTTCAAGGTGTGTTCACGACAATCTCTGCGCATTTCACCGCTATCACCTAG
- a CDS encoding bifunctional diguanylate cyclase/phosphodiesterase, producing the protein MYPAFETQGLQLIFSHQPHGVGAGFLLMLLTMFSAFRFAEALISVAEKQREIWTIGAGVTAGYCRFCVQLCFLSLFQVPQGTSFDFLLFTLALLITIGGRTVAFRSVTRENVRLRLLLPSSLLEAATILCSQLLLLVASGVRYPLRPLNLTATFLLAAAVCFLCQVVVAMLLRRSATPWRGPRFAYPIASLAPAALATYLIWMWVRRAPSPQHILPLAGSTQFQTPPFIAPIAIAIAVLLLCVAHAGLFLYWRSIRWSRGLAEAEQEKEIANALAEQRAIRMQNEALLEEIRERKRVEAKLAAFAFSDPVTGLNNRTYLNDRLRTLLHKKGARAYAYHALLYIDLDNFKSANDMLGHGQGDSLLKEVAKRLRTLATQEDVPVRLGGDEFAVLLNCASDAGCALRFAHQVLTVVERPFEIAGNSLHLSASIGLCTIDSGYTDPDSVLRDADLAMYCAKREGGARVAVFVQEMYANMLRAIEDRKELKRAIAEEEFVLWYQPLVDMQDRSIYGSEALIRWQHPVRGLLGPYTFIRLAEETGHIVEIGNWVLRKACGDFHKFQERSSKPLLLSLNVSSKQLELPGYFDLLVQTLEETNMPPNQLQLEITESILMSEPALMGPLLQRIRNLGVKIAFDDFGTGYSSLSYIQKFPVDTLKIDQSFVRSLIDSPVNGKIIQFILGMSEALGMSVSVEGVETEFEAETLLRFGCRIAQGYLYSRPVEVETFFGLLKQKSLMPSEVVRLPAA; encoded by the coding sequence TTGTACCCAGCGTTCGAAACCCAGGGATTGCAACTCATATTCAGCCACCAACCGCATGGTGTTGGCGCTGGCTTCCTGTTGATGTTGCTCACCATGTTCAGTGCGTTCCGGTTTGCTGAGGCACTTATCTCTGTGGCGGAAAAGCAGAGAGAGATTTGGACAATTGGGGCAGGTGTTACGGCAGGCTATTGCCGCTTCTGTGTTCAGCTTTGCTTCCTGTCTTTGTTCCAGGTCCCGCAGGGAACGTCCTTTGATTTCCTGCTGTTCACGCTGGCTTTGCTGATAACCATAGGTGGCCGGACTGTCGCCTTCCGCAGTGTCACCCGCGAAAACGTACGACTGCGTTTGCTCTTGCCATCGAGCCTTCTGGAAGCGGCGACTATCCTCTGTTCGCAACTGTTGTTGTTGGTCGCGTCGGGCGTCCGGTATCCCCTGCGTCCTTTAAATTTGACGGCTACATTTCTGCTTGCAGCGGCAGTGTGCTTTCTTTGCCAGGTGGTCGTCGCGATGTTGTTGAGGAGGTCTGCGACACCATGGCGCGGCCCGCGCTTTGCGTATCCGATCGCGAGCCTGGCGCCTGCCGCACTGGCGACCTACTTGATATGGATGTGGGTTCGTCGGGCACCCTCGCCGCAACACATCCTGCCTCTTGCAGGATCCACCCAATTTCAGACGCCGCCATTCATCGCGCCGATTGCAATTGCGATCGCGGTGTTGCTACTGTGCGTCGCTCATGCGGGATTATTTCTGTACTGGCGCAGTATCCGATGGAGTCGCGGGCTGGCGGAGGCTGAACAGGAAAAAGAGATTGCGAATGCTTTGGCGGAGCAGAGAGCAATACGGATGCAGAATGAGGCGCTTCTGGAGGAGATCCGAGAGAGAAAGCGCGTGGAAGCGAAGTTAGCCGCATTTGCATTTAGCGATCCTGTAACAGGCCTGAACAACCGTACTTACTTGAATGACCGGTTGCGCACACTACTCCATAAGAAGGGCGCTCGCGCTTACGCTTACCACGCACTGTTGTATATCGATCTGGATAACTTTAAATCCGCGAATGACATGCTGGGGCATGGACAGGGCGACTCGCTACTAAAGGAAGTAGCAAAGCGTTTGCGGACACTTGCGACCCAAGAAGATGTGCCGGTGCGACTTGGCGGTGATGAATTCGCCGTCCTTCTCAACTGCGCTTCAGACGCTGGCTGCGCGCTGCGGTTTGCGCATCAGGTTCTGACGGTTGTGGAACGGCCTTTTGAGATTGCAGGAAACTCACTTCATCTTTCCGCCTCTATTGGCTTATGCACGATTGACAGCGGCTATACCGATCCGGACTCGGTACTTCGCGACGCCGACTTGGCCATGTATTGCGCCAAGCGTGAAGGCGGGGCTCGGGTCGCGGTCTTCGTTCAAGAGATGTACGCCAACATGCTGCGTGCCATTGAAGATCGCAAAGAGCTGAAACGGGCCATCGCAGAAGAAGAATTTGTATTGTGGTATCAGCCTCTCGTGGATATGCAGGATCGTTCGATCTATGGCTCAGAAGCGTTGATCCGTTGGCAACATCCAGTAAGGGGGCTGCTCGGGCCCTATACTTTCATTCGCCTCGCCGAAGAGACAGGACACATCGTCGAGATCGGAAACTGGGTGCTTCGCAAGGCATGTGGTGACTTTCATAAGTTCCAGGAAAGGTCATCAAAGCCTCTTTTGCTCTCTCTCAACGTTTCGTCGAAGCAATTGGAGCTGCCCGGATATTTTGACCTCCTGGTGCAGACGCTGGAAGAGACCAACATGCCGCCGAACCAATTGCAACTGGAGATTACAGAGAGCATCCTGATGAGCGAGCCCGCATTGATGGGCCCGCTTCTGCAGAGAATCCGGAACCTCGGCGTGAAGATTGCGTTCGACGACTTCGGCACTGGTTACTCCTCCCTGAGTTACATTCAGAAGTTCCCTGTTGATACGTTGAAAATTGATCAGAGCTTTGTTCGGTCTCTCATCGATTCGCCCGTGAACGGCAAGATCATTCAATTCATCTTAGGAATGAGCGAGGCATTGGGTATGAGCGTCTCAGTGGAAGGTGTGGAAACGGAATTCGAAGCGGAAACTTTATTGCGCTTCGGATGCCGCATTGCGCAAGGCTATCTCTACAGCAGACCGGTGGAGGTAGAGACTTTCTTTGGTCTTCTAAAACAGAAAAGCTTGATGCCATCCGAGGTAGTTCGGTTACCTGCAGCATAA
- the cpaB gene encoding Flp pilus assembly protein CpaB, with translation MQPRRLLIALTVAIIVSGLFTLWLGTRLSHQARNFESLKYVALAKNLDPGQVIGADDLKQISWPAGVPLPGAFVRKDEVVGKSVLYPLQEGEPLTARQLATSAGLSARIPAGMRAISLKSNEVVGVAGYLLPGTHVDVLVTVHAASSADPITSVVLQDAQVLTAGEKMQPDPDGHASKVDVVTILVSPDDAEKIVLASTQGTVHFVLRNGGDHAVATNAPMNLSALGVQATSTAAPAAVAHVSPRGQSQPMHTKPTPATYSIQVRRGDKDSVETF, from the coding sequence ATGCAACCACGGCGGCTCCTCATTGCACTTACCGTTGCAATCATTGTCTCGGGACTATTTACGCTTTGGCTCGGCACCAGGCTGTCGCATCAGGCCAGAAATTTCGAAAGCTTAAAGTATGTTGCGCTCGCCAAGAACCTTGATCCTGGACAAGTCATTGGCGCAGATGATCTCAAGCAGATTTCATGGCCTGCGGGTGTGCCTTTGCCCGGTGCCTTTGTGCGCAAGGATGAGGTTGTCGGTAAGTCGGTGCTATATCCCTTGCAGGAAGGCGAGCCCCTGACAGCGCGTCAGCTTGCAACCAGCGCCGGTCTTTCCGCCCGTATCCCTGCCGGTATGCGAGCCATCTCACTCAAGTCGAATGAAGTGGTGGGTGTCGCCGGATATCTTCTTCCCGGCACTCACGTAGATGTACTGGTGACGGTGCACGCCGCTTCGTCCGCTGACCCCATCACATCCGTCGTATTGCAAGACGCGCAGGTACTTACTGCAGGCGAGAAGATGCAGCCCGACCCGGATGGTCACGCCAGCAAGGTTGATGTAGTCACGATCCTGGTGTCGCCCGACGACGCAGAGAAAATCGTGCTCGCCAGCACACAGGGAACTGTTCACTTTGTTCTCAGAAACGGCGGAGACCATGCCGTGGCAACGAATGCTCCGATGAATCTTTCCGCATTGGGTGTTCAGGCGACTTCCACGGCTGCACCCGCCGCCGTCGCTCACGTATCTCCACGCGGACAATCTCAGCCGATGCATACCAAACCGACGCCCGCCACATAC